A window of Vescimonas fastidiosa contains these coding sequences:
- the hisS gene encoding histidine--tRNA ligase, with the protein MAKMTPRTLSGFMELLPQPQQQMERMMQILRETYALYGFTPLDTPIIEASEVLLAKGGGETEKQIYRFQKGDADLALRFDLTVPLAKYVALHGGELSFPFRRYQIGKVYRGERAQRGRFREFYQADIDVIGDGKLDITNEAEIPSIIYQTFTRLGLKRFQIRVNNRKILNGFYAMLGLTEQSGAIMRTVDKLDKIGPDKVRDLLLSDCGLREDQAAEILKFIAITGSNAEVLAALEGYMGRHELFDTGLSELKTVVKYLADFGVPEENFAVDLTIARGLDYYTGTVYETTLLDHPEIGSVCSGGRYDNLAEYYTDRQLPGVGISIGLTRLFYVLGEQGMLNPDLPTAPADVLVLPMTEDLAPAISLSTRLRGAGVRTQLYTEQKKFKAKMNYADKIGVPYVIFLGDDEIAAGVVACKDMKTGEQTKLPFAETLDLIRSGLAEKNKGTVILE; encoded by the coding sequence ATGGCAAAAATGACCCCCCGCACCCTCTCGGGCTTTATGGAGCTGCTGCCGCAGCCTCAGCAGCAGATGGAGCGGATGATGCAAATTCTCCGGGAAACCTATGCCCTCTACGGCTTCACCCCCCTGGATACCCCGATCATCGAGGCCAGCGAGGTGCTGCTGGCCAAGGGCGGCGGCGAAACCGAGAAGCAGATCTACCGCTTCCAGAAGGGCGACGCCGACCTGGCCCTGCGCTTTGACCTGACGGTGCCCCTGGCCAAGTATGTGGCCCTCCACGGCGGCGAGCTGTCCTTCCCCTTCCGCCGGTATCAGATCGGCAAGGTCTACCGGGGCGAGCGGGCCCAGCGGGGCCGGTTCCGGGAGTTTTATCAGGCGGATATTGATGTCATCGGCGACGGCAAGCTGGACATCACCAACGAGGCGGAGATTCCTTCCATTATTTACCAGACCTTTACCCGCCTGGGGCTGAAGCGGTTCCAGATTCGGGTAAATAACCGCAAGATACTCAACGGCTTTTACGCCATGCTGGGGCTCACGGAGCAGTCCGGGGCCATTATGCGCACCGTGGACAAGCTGGATAAAATCGGGCCGGACAAGGTGCGGGATTTGCTGCTGTCCGACTGCGGGCTGCGGGAGGACCAGGCGGCGGAGATCCTCAAGTTCATCGCCATTACCGGGTCTAACGCCGAGGTTTTGGCGGCCCTGGAGGGCTACATGGGCCGGCACGAGCTGTTTGACACGGGGCTTTCCGAGCTGAAAACCGTGGTCAAGTACCTGGCGGACTTCGGCGTTCCGGAGGAGAATTTCGCCGTGGACCTGACCATCGCCCGGGGCCTGGACTACTACACCGGCACCGTATACGAGACCACCCTCCTGGACCACCCGGAGATCGGCTCCGTCTGCTCCGGTGGCCGGTACGACAATCTGGCCGAGTACTACACCGACCGGCAGCTCCCCGGCGTGGGCATTTCCATCGGCCTTACCCGGCTGTTCTATGTCCTGGGTGAGCAGGGGATGCTGAACCCGGACCTGCCCACCGCCCCGGCGGATGTGCTGGTGCTGCCCATGACAGAGGACCTGGCCCCGGCCATCAGCCTGTCCACCCGGCTCCGTGGCGCCGGGGTGCGGACCCAGCTCTACACCGAGCAGAAGAAGTTCAAGGCCAAGATGAACTATGCGGATAAGATCGGCGTGCCCTATGTGATCTTCCTGGGCGACGATGAAATTGCCGCCGGGGTGGTGGCCTGCAAGGATATGAAAACCGGCGAGCAGACCAAGCTGCCCTTTGCCGAGACTCTGGACCTGATTCGCTCGGGTCTGGCGGAGAAAAACAAGGGTACCGTGATTTTGGAGTGA
- a CDS encoding methylglyoxal synthase, producing the protein MNIALIAHNNRKELMVQFCTAYCGILAKHTLCATATTGQMVADATGLTIHRFLSFYQGGGQQIGARIAYNELDMVLCFDDPNTKAPSEDIIYISRLCDRNNIPYASNIATAEMLVLGLARGDLDWRDVVNPKSSPFTA; encoded by the coding sequence ATGAATATCGCACTGATCGCTCACAACAACCGCAAGGAACTCATGGTCCAGTTCTGCACCGCCTACTGCGGCATTCTGGCCAAGCATACCCTCTGCGCCACCGCCACCACCGGCCAAATGGTGGCAGATGCCACAGGTCTCACCATCCACCGCTTCCTGAGCTTTTATCAGGGCGGAGGCCAGCAGATCGGCGCCCGCATTGCCTACAACGAGCTGGACATGGTCCTCTGCTTCGACGACCCCAACACCAAGGCCCCCTCCGAGGACATCATCTATATCTCCCGCCTGTGCGACAGAAATAACATCCCCTACGCCAGCAACATCGCCACGGCGGAAATGCTGGTACTGGGCCTGGCACGGGGCGACCTGGATTGGCGGGATGTGGTCAATCCCAAAAGCAGCCCCTTCACCGCTTGA
- the minD gene encoding septum site-determining protein MinD, protein MGKIIAVVSGKGGTGKTTFTSCIGFALASMGKKVLCLDCDISLRNLDLALGLSDSALMDFSDVLSGRCTLEQAVVSHPKYPSLFLLAAPLAYDGFRVEPEQAAALMGAIRESFDFCLVDAPAGLGQGFRLATQEADHVVVVTTTDVTALRDAQRTVMELERFPNGKVHLVVNRVAKKLLRQLHTTIDDAMDAAGLPLLGVVPEDGDIPRCLNQGVPLCDDNYYAARAFYNIARRIAGYKIPLMKL, encoded by the coding sequence ATGGGCAAGATCATTGCCGTGGTGTCCGGCAAAGGCGGCACCGGAAAAACTACATTTACCTCCTGCATCGGCTTCGCCCTGGCATCCATGGGCAAAAAGGTGCTGTGCCTGGACTGCGACATCTCCCTGCGGAATCTGGACCTGGCCCTGGGCCTCAGCGACAGCGCCCTGATGGATTTCTCCGATGTGCTGTCGGGCCGATGTACCCTGGAGCAGGCGGTGGTGAGCCACCCCAAGTACCCCTCCCTGTTCCTGCTGGCGGCGCCCCTGGCCTACGACGGCTTCCGGGTGGAGCCGGAGCAGGCGGCGGCGCTGATGGGCGCCATCCGGGAGAGCTTCGACTTCTGCCTGGTGGACGCCCCTGCCGGACTGGGCCAGGGCTTCCGCCTGGCCACCCAGGAGGCGGACCATGTGGTGGTGGTGACCACCACGGATGTGACGGCCCTGCGGGATGCCCAGCGCACCGTTATGGAGCTGGAGCGCTTCCCCAACGGCAAGGTGCATCTGGTGGTAAACCGGGTGGCCAAGAAGCTGCTGCGCCAGCTCCACACCACCATCGACGACGCCATGGACGCGGCGGGCCTGCCCCTGCTGGGTGTGGTGCCGGAGGACGGGGACATTCCCCGGTGTCTCAACCAAGGTGTGCCCTTATGCGACGATAATTATTACGCCGCCCGGGCCTTCTATAACATTGCAAGACGCATCGCGGGATATAAAATTCCGCTGATGAAGCTATAA
- the rsmG gene encoding 16S rRNA (guanine(527)-N(7))-methyltransferase RsmG codes for MEEILKQGLGSLGLDTAAVPQLTEFARRLLEKNKVMNLTAITEPKDVATLHLLDSAWLLTAADCRGKALVDVGTGAGFPGMPMGILEPTAQLTLLDSLGKRIDFLQETARALHLQNITCVHARAEEFAGQHREGFDLAVSRAVAALPMLCELAMPLVKTEGLFLAMKSVESDGEIESARGAIGQLGGKIEKILDYTVPCTEVRHRLVVIRKVRPTPSQFPRPFAKIKKSPLK; via the coding sequence TTGGAGGAAATTTTGAAACAGGGCCTGGGTTCCCTGGGCCTGGACACGGCGGCCGTCCCGCAGCTCACGGAGTTTGCCCGGCGGCTGCTGGAGAAAAACAAGGTGATGAACCTGACGGCCATCACGGAGCCTAAGGATGTGGCCACGCTGCACCTGCTGGACTCCGCCTGGCTGCTGACGGCGGCGGACTGCCGGGGCAAAGCCCTGGTGGATGTGGGCACCGGGGCCGGATTTCCCGGAATGCCCATGGGCATTTTGGAGCCCACGGCGCAGCTGACCCTGCTGGACAGCCTGGGAAAGCGCATTGACTTCCTGCAGGAGACGGCCCGGGCTCTGCACCTGCAAAACATCACCTGCGTACACGCCCGGGCGGAGGAGTTCGCCGGGCAGCACCGGGAGGGCTTCGACCTGGCCGTGTCCCGGGCAGTGGCGGCCCTGCCCATGCTCTGCGAGCTGGCCATGCCCTTGGTAAAGACGGAGGGCCTGTTTTTGGCTATGAAGTCCGTGGAGTCGGACGGGGAAATTGAGAGCGCCCGGGGCGCCATTGGGCAACTGGGCGGAAAAATCGAAAAAATTCTCGACTACACTGTCCCCTGCACGGAGGTGCGGCACCGGCTGGTAGTCATCCGCAAGGTGCGGCCCACGCCGTCCCAATTCCCCCGACCCTTTGCAAAGATCAAAAAATCCCCTCTGAAATAA
- the mscL gene encoding large conductance mechanosensitive channel protein MscL: MKKFFQEFKEFAMRGNVLDMAVGVVVGSAFTAIVTSIVQNLLTPLLGLLIPDSTFAEWAPGGFGIGAVINSIITFLITAFVVFLLVKGVNKLTHLKKQEEPQEPEEPKAPTTEELLTEIRDLLKEQK, translated from the coding sequence ATGAAGAAATTTTTCCAGGAATTTAAGGAATTTGCCATGCGCGGCAATGTGCTGGACATGGCCGTGGGCGTTGTGGTGGGCTCTGCCTTCACCGCCATCGTCACCTCCATCGTGCAAAATCTGCTGACCCCCCTGCTGGGCCTGCTGATTCCCGACAGCACCTTTGCCGAGTGGGCCCCCGGCGGCTTCGGCATCGGCGCGGTCATCAACTCCATTATCACCTTTCTCATCACGGCCTTCGTGGTGTTCCTGCTGGTAAAGGGCGTGAACAAGCTGACGCACCTGAAAAAGCAGGAGGAGCCCCAGGAGCCGGAGGAGCCCAAGGCCCCCACCACCGAGGAGCTGCTGACGGAGATCCGGGACCTGCTGAAGGAGCAGAAGTAA